A stretch of Priestia aryabhattai DNA encodes these proteins:
- a CDS encoding sigma-54 interaction domain-containing protein produces MEMIERELEAILHASNDNIVITDEKGLVLRASQNCRDIYGYDVSELVGQNVYELQKRGIFSPSVTIEVLKKKKEVQLMQKTETGKVVMATGIPVYDEHQCMKRVISFSHDLTELQRLKEDYQQLEVKMKTYQLEMEELREQQSNEMIIRSQSMKKVWSIINRVADSDATVVLLGESGVGKTAFARALHYGSERKEEPFIEINCGAIPSSLFESEMFGYEAGSFTGASTKGKIGKFELAHNGTLFLDEIGELPLDMQVKLLKVLQEKTVTKIGSERVKHVNFRLIVATNQPLEEMVRKGTFREDLFYRLHVIPITIPPLRERKEDITALLYHVLHKQNEKYKMKKFFHTEALNRLVEHQWPGNVRELENTIERLVLTTDENSISLQDLPFYSEINRNENEEWESLDTLTSQGMTLQQALAEVEKNWLIRAYRQCQTTYEMANALGISQPTVVRRLRKYNIK; encoded by the coding sequence ATGGAGATGATTGAACGAGAGCTTGAAGCTATTTTGCATGCTTCCAATGACAATATCGTTATCACCGATGAAAAAGGACTTGTTTTACGAGCAAGTCAAAACTGCCGTGATATATATGGGTACGACGTGTCAGAGTTGGTCGGACAAAACGTGTACGAATTGCAAAAGCGCGGGATATTTTCACCTTCTGTTACGATTGAAGTGCTAAAGAAAAAGAAAGAAGTACAGCTGATGCAAAAAACGGAAACGGGAAAAGTTGTGATGGCAACCGGTATTCCTGTGTACGATGAACATCAGTGTATGAAAAGAGTAATTAGCTTTTCACATGATTTAACAGAGCTTCAGCGCTTAAAAGAAGATTATCAGCAGCTCGAAGTGAAAATGAAAACATATCAGCTAGAAATGGAAGAGCTCCGTGAACAGCAGTCGAATGAGATGATCATAAGAAGTCAATCGATGAAAAAGGTATGGTCAATTATTAATCGTGTTGCAGACAGCGATGCAACAGTTGTGTTATTAGGTGAGTCGGGTGTTGGTAAAACGGCTTTTGCCCGTGCTTTACATTATGGAAGTGAACGAAAAGAAGAGCCGTTTATTGAAATCAACTGCGGAGCCATTCCATCTAGTTTGTTTGAATCTGAAATGTTTGGATACGAAGCAGGATCTTTTACAGGTGCAAGTACAAAAGGGAAAATAGGAAAGTTTGAGTTAGCTCATAACGGCACGCTTTTTTTAGATGAAATAGGAGAGTTGCCTCTTGATATGCAAGTGAAGCTGTTAAAGGTGCTGCAAGAAAAAACAGTCACCAAAATTGGCAGTGAACGCGTCAAACACGTAAACTTTAGGCTGATTGTAGCAACAAATCAGCCGCTTGAGGAAATGGTCAGAAAAGGAACATTTCGCGAAGATTTATTTTATCGGTTACACGTTATTCCGATTACAATTCCCCCGCTTCGTGAGCGAAAAGAAGATATCACGGCACTTCTTTATCATGTGTTACATAAACAAAATGAAAAATATAAAATGAAGAAATTTTTTCACACAGAAGCATTAAATCGATTGGTTGAACATCAGTGGCCTGGAAATGTGCGCGAGCTTGAAAATACGATTGAACGTCTTGTGTTAACAACAGATGAAAATAGTATCTCTCTTCAAGACCTGCCGTTTTATTCAGAAATCAATAGAAATGAGAATGAAGAATGGGAATCTCTTGACACGTTAACCTCTCAAGGAATGACGCTTCAGCAAGCACTTGCAGAAGTAGAGAAAAATTGGCTGATTCGCGCTTATCGCCAGTGTCAAACAACGTATGAAATGGCAAATGCATTAGGAATCAGCCAGCCTACGGTCGTAAGACGTTTACGAAAGTACAATATTAAATAA
- the recQ gene encoding DNA helicase RecQ: protein MQFEQALTHLQSYFGYDSFRKGQEESIRYVLEGHNTACIMPTGGGKSLCYQIPSLLLEGTTLVISPLISLMKDQVDTLNAAGIPATYINSSLTHTEVRQRIEEVALGEYKLLYVAPERLESPQFLEQLQMLPIPLVAVDEAHCISQWGHDFRPSYLRINELISKLSNAPIVMGLTATATPQVREDICRALHINEEYTVMTGFERENLSFGVIKGQDRISYIDQYIRKNDQEAGIIYAATRKDVEELHTRLQKSGINVSKYHAGMSANSRDEEQNRFLQDDVQVMVATSAFGMGIDKSNIRFVLHYQLPKNMESYYQEAGRAGRDGLPSECIVLYSPQDIRVQRFLIEQSTSNPQKQIQDLEKLQNMVNYCHTEGCLQAFILHYFGESEAHECGRCSNCTDDRVEIDVTVDTQKVLSCMIRMGERFGKMMIAQVLTGSRNKKVVDFGFDKLKTYGVMSDRSAKEVSDFIEYLISEQFILVGQGSFPTLSVAAKGKGVLLGMEKVMRKEQMEVKQIVQDDELFAHLRFVRKQLADEAGVPPFVIFSDDTLHDMCAKLPVTLEQFATVKGVGEQKQERYGERFTAEIKQFCEEHPDRKREVSAPAPKKARASSKEGSHLMTYELFQQGKSLDEIASERELSRITIENHLFKCAEEEKEIDWSPFLSEEDEQQILQAASSVGDEKLKPIKEELPESITYFMIKIALFKQKMKQLS from the coding sequence TTGCAATTTGAACAAGCTTTAACACATTTACAGTCCTATTTTGGCTATGATTCGTTTCGAAAAGGGCAGGAAGAATCGATTCGTTATGTTTTAGAAGGGCACAATACCGCTTGTATTATGCCGACAGGGGGAGGGAAATCACTTTGTTATCAGATTCCTTCATTGCTGTTAGAAGGTACAACACTGGTTATTTCTCCGTTGATTTCCTTGATGAAAGACCAAGTGGATACGCTGAACGCAGCTGGCATTCCAGCCACGTATATCAATAGCTCGCTGACGCACACGGAGGTACGGCAGCGCATAGAAGAAGTAGCGCTTGGCGAATATAAGTTACTTTATGTAGCGCCGGAAAGACTGGAGTCTCCGCAATTTTTAGAACAGCTTCAAATGCTTCCTATTCCGCTTGTAGCGGTAGATGAAGCGCACTGTATTTCACAGTGGGGCCATGATTTCAGGCCGAGTTATTTGCGCATCAATGAACTGATCAGTAAGCTGTCTAACGCGCCGATTGTGATGGGGCTGACGGCTACTGCGACGCCTCAAGTACGGGAAGATATTTGCCGAGCTCTTCATATTAATGAAGAGTACACGGTGATGACAGGATTTGAACGTGAAAATTTATCGTTTGGGGTTATAAAAGGTCAGGATCGAATCAGTTATATCGATCAGTATATCCGTAAAAATGATCAAGAAGCAGGTATTATCTATGCTGCTACGCGTAAAGATGTTGAAGAGCTTCACACTAGATTGCAAAAGTCAGGAATCAACGTATCAAAATATCATGCCGGTATGAGCGCAAACAGCCGTGATGAAGAGCAGAATCGCTTTCTTCAAGATGATGTTCAAGTGATGGTAGCCACGTCTGCTTTTGGAATGGGGATTGATAAATCGAATATTAGATTTGTTCTTCATTATCAGCTTCCGAAAAATATGGAAAGCTATTATCAAGAAGCAGGACGTGCTGGTCGTGACGGACTTCCAAGTGAGTGTATCGTGCTTTATTCTCCCCAAGATATTCGCGTGCAGCGCTTTTTGATTGAACAGTCAACGTCGAATCCTCAAAAGCAGATTCAAGATCTTGAAAAGCTGCAAAATATGGTGAACTACTGTCATACAGAAGGCTGCTTGCAGGCATTTATTCTTCATTATTTTGGAGAAAGTGAAGCGCACGAGTGCGGCCGCTGCAGCAACTGTACGGATGATCGCGTGGAAATAGACGTAACGGTTGATACGCAAAAAGTATTGTCTTGTATGATTCGTATGGGAGAACGTTTCGGTAAAATGATGATTGCTCAAGTATTAACGGGTTCTCGAAATAAAAAAGTAGTTGATTTTGGTTTCGATAAACTGAAAACGTACGGCGTCATGAGCGACCGGTCTGCTAAAGAAGTGAGTGATTTTATTGAGTATTTGATTTCAGAGCAGTTTATTTTAGTAGGACAAGGGTCATTTCCTACCTTATCCGTAGCTGCCAAAGGAAAAGGTGTGCTTCTTGGCATGGAAAAAGTGATGAGAAAAGAACAAATGGAAGTGAAGCAAATTGTCCAAGATGACGAGCTGTTTGCTCATTTGCGTTTCGTTCGAAAGCAGCTAGCAGACGAAGCTGGCGTGCCTCCTTTTGTCATTTTCTCAGACGACACTCTTCATGATATGTGTGCAAAACTGCCGGTGACGCTTGAGCAGTTCGCCACTGTAAAAGGAGTTGGAGAACAAAAACAAGAGCGGTACGGAGAACGATTCACAGCTGAAATCAAACAGTTTTGTGAAGAACATCCAGATCGAAAGCGAGAAGTGTCTGCGCCTGCTCCGAAAAAAGCAAGAGCTTCGTCAAAAGAAGGGTCTCACTTGATGACGTATGAGCTATTTCAGCAAGGGAAATCGTTAGATGAAATTGCTTCAGAACGTGAATTAAGCCGCATTACAATTGAAAATCATTTGTTTAAATGTGCGGAAGAAGAAAAAGAAATCGACTGGTCACCTTTTCTTTCGGAGGAGGACGAACAGCAAATTTTACAAGCTGCTTCGTCAGTAGGCGATGAAAAGTTAAAGCCAATCAAAGAAGAATTGCCTGAAAGCATCACTTATTTTATGATTAAAATAGCGTTATTTAAACAAAAAATGAAGCAGCTATCGTAA